DNA from Megachile rotundata isolate GNS110a chromosome 8, iyMegRotu1, whole genome shotgun sequence:
TTACCAacactattaaataaatattattaaagacTGTCAACTGACATGTTTACTATAAGAGATCGTGTGTGataaataatttagtattttgtAATATCCTGAGGAAAAAGAAATCGGCAAACGGTATTAGAAAAAGATAAACAGGTAAAACAGATAGCACTGTCGATATTATTGCTTTCTAGTACTTACCTGGGGTTCTCGAACCCCAAATCAGTTAAGTTTAGTGCTTTTCCCTATTTTACCTATAATGTCCAAACCGAAAATTCATGTACCCTCGAGAACAAATACTTAGTATTGTTATATCTTTTGTCAATGAGCTACGGTTGACAGGTTTGCCTATACATATTTTACACGGTGGCTCAATATCGATGTACATTTCTGTGTAGTGTAGGCGTGCTTTAGGTTAAGTTACTTAGGTTCTGTGACTTTTGGTTTGACAAAATGTGGAAGACATTTTTAGGTTAAGGTCGGTGTTTGCTTGGATTATTCTTGAGATTTCCCTGGTTGCCTACAAAAACGTAACTGACGAAAAGGAAATATGTTTAGGACAACTTAGCAGCAGGAGTCTTAAATTCAAAGGAAATATGTGTTTTGAAAATTATCTAATAACCtggacttttttatttttatattataaaattgtcaacttGATATATCTGTGtactcaaattgttaaatttctaaatctacatattttcaaacttccaatttcttagacaccaaaattccctaaaatctaaaaattctaacatctcaaaatttctaaatcactacaattaacttaaaaatttgcaagttgataatttgaaaatttaaaatatctaaaatttatcAGGCAAAAAGAGTGATGAAAAATTCCCTTTTCCTATATCGCCGATAGTGCTATTATCTGCACAGTGTCAAAACTAGAATTTTTACAtggcaaatagaaattatttattaggtaCAAACTTTTTTCTTTCAGGTTTTAGTGACCTAGGTTATCGCGATAACTCTGCCATGAGGTTTTCCGGACATAAAAGTGTCCTTGCAAAGTTATATTCCGACGATTCACCAGCAATGTTCCGCAAAGCTAGCTTCGTCAGCAGTTTCGATATATCAGTGTGTTTTCAGTCCGCTTATGAAGTTAACTGAAACGTTACTGAAACGTCGGAGTATCACTTCGCTAGGATACAgtttatatttggaaatttcaggaaGGAGGATATCTATCACTTTACCAGTTCATAAACTCGTTTTTGAAACGTGTAATTGAAACATATTTcgaaatatatatttgctatGACACTTCCACCTCTATTTATCAAACTATTAATTTATCTAGATACAAAttgatgtaattaaaaatttatctaatgtaaaacttaaaaatatttgctaATCATTTgcttgtaattataaataacataaatatcaatatactatagaaataaatacagtaataagactatttaattttaaacaaattaaatttaaataaattaataggaGAAATAAATTGTTACTGCACATCtctgtaatttaatatttattatataaataaataagcgCAGCCATCTTGCAATCATGTGATCAACTGACACGTCAAGATTTAAATATGGCGGCCCAGAAGTAGAACACTCGActcatatttttctatattccATCAGATTGTGAACTAGCAAAAAATGTCTCGATATcttttatagtttttaaaatGTACATCTATTTTGAGATaccttgtaaaatatttttaaatagtactggattatttttgtcaaatatGAGAGGATAAGGACTGGTTATAACAGGGAAAGGAATTTCATGAGACGCATAAAtacgatattaattaaattgaattattgtataatatcaCGTAATGCtgaaaagaattaaatatttacgcTTGAAATCTTCCtaacatttcttatttttatactaaattcctatattaaaTTTCggtatcaaattatttatattaaatttctatatcaaaTTATCTgtaaaaaataacaatattattataagttTCTAAAACTGTAGttactttgatatttttataagtcCAACCAAAAAATTTATCTatccaaaaatatttattctccAACTTCCCATTTCTTATAAAATCAACACAATAACCTCAAAGCAAAAATACTCTTACAATtccgaaaataataataaatgttaacaaaaatattttactcaCCCAAGAACCTCTTCTCGGCGATCGGATATTGTCCATTGAGTGCCTCCATCATTTCCTCATAATCGAATACATTGGTGTTCTGCATTACCGGCAGTGGATACTCATCCGAGAAGCCGATCTGCCTCTTGGGTCTCCTGTCGCTGAAGCCGTCATTCGTTTCAAACTCGTTCCAGTTCTCCACGTCGTCGTAATCGTCCTGATTCTCCAAACTAGCCAGTTCTTGAAGATCCATCAGATAGTTTCTCGCGTTCAGCTCGTCCGATAACGATCTGCCATGACGAGAGAGGGCTCTCAGGATCACACTTCCGGGCACGGAAATTCCTCTCTTCAGTGACACGGGCCATGCCGAGTTTTTCGCCAACGAAGCCACGCTCCTCTGCTCTCTCATGGGGAAGTCGCCGATTCTCGCCAAGGAACCAACGTATCGTTTCCCGTAAGGTAAACCATAATCTCTGGCCACGGAGGCGATGTTTCTTTTCCCGCTCTGGGGCAACGTGAAAGTCCTGGCTAACGATGCAACGTTTCTTTTGCCCTCCATGGGCAACATGCGGTCTCTGTTGTTCTTTGTTTGCGTCTCGTAGTCCCGAACGAGGGAAGCAATGTTTCGTCTGCCCGGCGGTAACGCAAAGTCTCGCGCAAGAGTGCCCACGTTTCGTTTATCCATCGACTCCTGAGGGGAACCCTGGTTGGAGAGTAGGTAGCTCTCGGAAACTTCGGATCCTGGTTGCTGACTGTAGGGATTTATGGTCAGGCATTAGTTGCTGCTTGATTTAGTTTACGGAAGTTCGGTAAGTTTGGCTTGCCTTGAGTGGACGTATCGAACTCGTTTACAAAAGACATGTTGGTGAACGACACTAAGTAGGCTAAGTAGTATTTGCAGTAAGTCTTACAACTTCAATTATATAACTTCAAGATGCTTTTATAAAAATGCACATAACTAACTAGAATTACCagaaagatttagaaatatagaattttagatttgacagattttttaattttcatattgtgTACATTAAGTGTTTATGTCTTTAATAACTTTAagttttatgtttttaataaCTTGAATAAGTTtgatgtaacataacctaatttaaattaatgttaaCTAAGTTAATGTAACCTAATTACAATCATtaacaattacaaataaaataacaagtaAATAATACATTACGTAAGAGGTTTTTTGGTTAAATACCATAGActtcagaaaattaattaagttcTTCTAATGAGATTAAAATTCTATTtcataaaaagtaaattatagTCAGATAATCATAAgcgttaataatttataaagtcTGAAAATGACAATGTAGCGTGTAAGATTTTATTTGGAAACCAGACCAAAAtctattttatagaaaaaatgtagtcaattatattctcaaatattaccaattctttttttataaaatccaCAAGTAGTAATATAGAATACAAGATTTTATATGAAAGGaggataaacatttattttattgataGCAAAATGGGACAGTACGACTCTCATGAAGATTGTcaattcttttttataaaatttgtaagtaaTAATGTATGatagaatttatttgaaaataagacCAAACTCTCACAGAAAACAAAATGGAATCAGTTGGAATTCCTTTAAAACAGTCTTCATGTAACAATACaatatgcaaaataattttataaataacatattgaataaataaaacttgattTTACTACTAACATCTTGAATCAATAAaacttaattttacaaataatatctTGTATAAATAAAACTTGATTTTGCAACTACCATCTTGCATAAATAAAACTTGcctttttaaataatatcttgTATAATTAAAACTTGTCTTTTTAAATAACATCTTGTATAAATAAAACTTGATTTTGCAAATAAAGTCTTAAACCAAAACATTATCAGAACAAAATGTGCGGTCCAAAAATGAATTCCATCAgtttccaagattctcaaatacAAGATGGATGAAATACACCTGTACCTAGAAATGATTGCCCTTTTTTCCTGATCCTCTTCATTTTCACCCACGCGATCCTGAATGCTGATAGGAAGGTCGTCATTTTTGGCAAGAGTGGCAATGCTTCGTTTCTGGGATTCGGACATCAATTCCATTTCCGGATTATCGTCGTACAGTCGGCCAAGTAAATCCGAGAACCTGTGGGATCTTCCGTTCATGGGATAACCGGGATCTGCGTTTGGTTCCTTCAGAAGTTGCGAATAAATACGAGAAGGCACACAAATCTCTGCGTCGTCGGATTCTTCGGCCAAGGCTCTCAAACGTGCGATGTCGCGATTTCTGTTGTCGACTCTTGAGTAGGCGGCCAAGTTTGGGTTCACTTCCGGTAGACGTACTAGCGACAGGAAGGCCGTTCTGGGCATACACTGAACGTTGTCTTCATTCTGGCACGTCACCTGCAACAAAAAATgtggtttttaatttttagaagatTTGTAGcggtaaaaataattatactcttaatggatatataataataagtgaataataattatatgaaaaattggTTAATAGTGgtgcaattaaaaaaatgtgaatTTTAGAGAAGAGGATTTTCAATATAGTAAGTAAaggttttattaattataatgtattattattagttTATGAAGTGTGTAAGTTATTAACTTATTAACTAATTAGTGAGTTaatgatatatttattaaataattattaatttataagttaatgatacaatattcatataaattgtaaatgtacaaatatgttaattataaataatattaaataataacaataaaaatataatgtagtcTTTCTAATAAGaggaaacttgaaactttttgTATTATGCCACCATTAATGGCAAATAACgacataattaattattgtcgattctattaattaattttacattaaatttaagtttatttatttactttttgttTATTCCGTTTATTctcaaatatttgtacattgaataaacaaataattattgttattacttGTGCTATCATTACTTGTAAGTGGATAAATTATATGATATGATAATATCAACaataatttagtttatttatcaACAATattcatttgaaaaataaaagctgttaaaaataaatatactatttatttgtttcattaaaaattgtaatgctTGATGTAAATAGGGGAAAATACATAACCGTGAaatttttccataaaaatttaaatttttcttgAGATAATATTTGAAGATAAAAACATTCTGTGACGGAGAGTATGCAATAGAATGTGCAACGCTTCACTGAAATCTTATTTTTCGCTTGATGTCACACAGGTAATTTATCTTATAATGTCGGATGATGTTTTGATGCAAGAACACTGTTCCGTAtgcatgaaattttcaaaatgcatGAAAACGGAATCCGGTAACCGCAATGTAGTTTTAAAaccatttattattttcttactaTAAACgttgatataaaatatttatttcaaatacttgtgataaattatattgttcaattaaacatattattttaatgactaaattaaaaatttaatattgtatttatgaaatatgtaatatattataaatgtatgtaatgtacaGAATATAATGAGTTAAACATGTATGCAAtatgcatataaaatatattaaatatgtatgcaATAtaggttattattattatacacattatacactaatattacatacattatataataattatgtaacaataacaaaaacaataatattacacacattataatattattattatagaataatttattataaatatttcagtaaattaattttttattttacaaatatacatacaatGATGGTATTATAGtgtataatacattaatttatttttttaaaaatctattaaatttttgtaagtaacaattcaaattctaatttgaccaaaaaatatgtaaacagGGAACACAAATGATTCACTGATTATGAAGTATGTACATACTAAATTATAtcagtttaatttaataatgtaacaaagaattaaaatgaaattttaacaatttaaaaaataactaaaatgcaataataacaatctaaaaaaaaattaatgtgcaatttaaaaaatttaaaaaacaactAAAATACAATGTCAACAATCTAAAAAAGTATAAAGACGCAATTTTAACAaactaaaaatgaattaaaataatacaaaccACGTTTTGCTAAAAAAAACGTGAAATGTAAGAGACAAGCATTTTCGCAACACATTGTCGTgtgtaataattaatgaaagaaTCGTATTACGTATGCAGAGTACGTAAACACACATGCGAGAAAAGTGTCACGTGCtgacatttaattttttaaaagaaatgtTTGAGAGAAATTATCCAGTTCGAATTCACGGTCGAAACAACGAAATTAATCGGTGCATCATGCGAAAAATGGCGGACAGCTGAATGTAATTAAATGTTCGTCGTGTCATCGAAAATTAATTTCGTATATTCATGTTAGTGAAAATGTCGTTCGAAGCCATAACCATCGATTTCGTACAAATGACATCAACGCACGCGTGTCGCTTGTTATTTGTCAGatagttataatttataatagatTATTACAAACTGTTATTAAACGTTGTTGTATATTGTAGTAGATTATGGTTATAAATTATTAGAAGTCACACATTGTTGTTATAAGTtgttataaattgtaatatattataattgtaaattattagaagttattgtaaattatggttagaaattattataaattattgtaagtaaataaattgtaaattgtcaCAAATtgctattgtaattatataaaattattaactacaCAAAATcgttatgtatacatatatataattataagctATAAGctatcaaaataattatttaactataAGCTATCAAAAAGtgttgtataaaaattattacctaaaaatt
Protein-coding regions in this window:
- the Nplp1 gene encoding neuropeptide-like precursor 1 isoform X3; this encodes MFSAIKFPKKTSTNLSKYLINDFEVTCQNEDNVQCMPRTAFLSLVRLPEVNPNLAAYSRVDNRNRDIARLRALAEESDDAEICVPSRIYSQLLKEPNADPGYPMNGRSHRFSDLLGRLYDDNPEMELMSESQKRSIATLAKNDDLPISIQDRVGENEEDQEKRAIISSQQPGSEVSESYLLSNQGSPQESMDKRNVGTLARDFALPPGRRNIASLVRDYETQTKNNRDRMLPMEGKRNVASLARTFTLPQSGKRNIASVARDYGLPYGKRYVGSLARIGDFPMREQRSVASLAKNSAWPVSLKRGISVPGSVILRALSRHGRSLSDELNARNYLMDLQELASLENQDDYDDVENWNEFETNDGFSDRRPKRQIGFSDEYPLPVMQNTNVFDYEEMMEALNGQYPIAEKRFLETGSAPEMQPSIDEFGYPETFRASKRHIASLARLGWLPSIRAARFSRSPRYLVSRENSADGSSSNYPTNPSTRSLRRNTNSRPPKPQGNVRALHRDYRHGFKFLVSPTIDNACRQKLPSPPLTI
- the Nplp1 gene encoding neuropeptide-like precursor 1 isoform X2, encoding MLCRELTCNEVPAISSNIVPLFSFTVTCQNEDNVQCMPRTAFLSLVRLPEVNPNLAAYSRVDNRNRDIARLRALAEESDDAEICVPSRIYSQLLKEPNADPGYPMNGRSHRFSDLLGRLYDDNPEMELMSESQKRSIATLAKNDDLPISIQDRVGENEEDQEKRAIISSQQPGSEVSESYLLSNQGSPQESMDKRNVGTLARDFALPPGRRNIASLVRDYETQTKNNRDRMLPMEGKRNVASLARTFTLPQSGKRNIASVARDYGLPYGKRYVGSLARIGDFPMREQRSVASLAKNSAWPVSLKRGISVPGSVILRALSRHGRSLSDELNARNYLMDLQELASLENQDDYDDVENWNEFETNDGFSDRRPKRQIGFSDEYPLPVMQNTNVFDYEEMMEALNGQYPIAEKRFLETGSAPEMQPSIDEFGYPETFRASKRHIASLARLGWLPSIRAARFSRSPRYLVSRENSADGSSSNYPTNPSTRSLRRNTNSRPPKPQGNVRALHRDYRHGFKFLVSPTIDNACRQKLPSPPLTI
- the Nplp1 gene encoding neuropeptide-like precursor 1 isoform X1, whose amino-acid sequence is MGLIKSQLVTILLYVLVVNEIRLPLVTCQNEDNVQCMPRTAFLSLVRLPEVNPNLAAYSRVDNRNRDIARLRALAEESDDAEICVPSRIYSQLLKEPNADPGYPMNGRSHRFSDLLGRLYDDNPEMELMSESQKRSIATLAKNDDLPISIQDRVGENEEDQEKRAIISSQQPGSEVSESYLLSNQGSPQESMDKRNVGTLARDFALPPGRRNIASLVRDYETQTKNNRDRMLPMEGKRNVASLARTFTLPQSGKRNIASVARDYGLPYGKRYVGSLARIGDFPMREQRSVASLAKNSAWPVSLKRGISVPGSVILRALSRHGRSLSDELNARNYLMDLQELASLENQDDYDDVENWNEFETNDGFSDRRPKRQIGFSDEYPLPVMQNTNVFDYEEMMEALNGQYPIAEKRFLETGSAPEMQPSIDEFGYPETFRASKRHIASLARLGWLPSIRAARFSRSPRYLVSRENSADGSSSNYPTNPSTRSLRRNTNSRPPKPQGNVRALHRDYRHGFKFLVSPTIDNACRQKLPSPPLTI
- the Nplp1 gene encoding neuropeptide-like precursor 1 isoform X6, translating into MPRTAFLSLVRLPEVNPNLAAYSRVDNRNRDIARLRALAEESDDAEICVPSRIYSQLLKEPNADPGYPMNGRSHRFSDLLGRLYDDNPEMELMSESQKRSIATLAKNDDLPISIQDRVGENEEDQEKRAIISSQQPGSEVSESYLLSNQGSPQESMDKRNVGTLARDFALPPGRRNIASLVRDYETQTKNNRDRMLPMEGKRNVASLARTFTLPQSGKRNIASVARDYGLPYGKRYVGSLARIGDFPMREQRSVASLAKNSAWPVSLKRGISVPGSVILRALSRHGRSLSDELNARNYLMDLQELASLENQDDYDDVENWNEFETNDGFSDRRPKRQIGFSDEYPLPVMQNTNVFDYEEMMEALNGQYPIAEKRFLETGSAPEMQPSIDEFGYPETFRASKRHIASLARLGWLPSIRAARFSRSPRYLVSRENSADGSSSNYPTNPSTRSLRRNTNSRPPKPQGNVRALHRDYRHGFKFLVSPTIDNACRQKLPSPPLTI
- the Nplp1 gene encoding neuropeptide-like precursor 1 isoform X8, with translation MGLIKSQLVTILLYVLVVNEIRLPLVTCQNEDNVQCMPRTAFLSLVRLPEVNPNLAAYSRVDNRNRDIARLRALAEESDDAEICVPSRIYSQLLKEPNADPGYPMNGRSHRFSDLLGRLYDDNPEMELMSESQKRSIATLAKNDDLPISIQDRVGENEEDQEKRAIISSQQPGSEVSESYLLSNQGSPQESMDKRNVGTLARDFALPPGRRNIASLVRDYETQTKNNRDRMLPMEGKRNVASLARTFTLPQSGKRNIASVARDYGLPYGKRYVGSLARIGDFPMREQRSVASLAKNSAWPVSLKRGISVPGSVILRALSRHGRSLSDELNARNYLMDLQELASLENQDDYDDVENWNEFETNDGFSDRRPKRQIGFSDEYPLPVMQNTNVFDYEEMMEALNGQYPIAEKRFLGRIPQMGPRPTTPPTRRQGR
- the Nplp1 gene encoding neuropeptide-like precursor 1 isoform X4; translation: MGLIKSQLVTILLYVLVVNEIRLPLVTCQNEDNVQCMPRTAFLSLVRLPEVNPNLAAYSRVDNRNRDIARLRALAEESDDAEICVPSRIYSQLLKEPNADPGYPMNGRSHRFSDLLGRLYDDNPEMELMSESQKRSIATLAKNDDLPISIQDRVGENEEDQEKRAIISSQQPGSEVSESYLLSNQGSPQESMDKRNVGTLARDFALPPGRRNIASLVRDYETQTKNNRDRMLPMEGKRNVASLARTFTLPQSGKRNIASVARDYGLPYGKRYVGSLARIGDFPMREQRSVASLAKNSAWPVSLKRGISVPGSVILRALSRHGRSLSDELNARNYLMDLQELASLENQDDYDDVENWNEFETNDGFSDRRPKRQIGFSDEYPLPVMQNTNVFDYEEMMEALNGQYPIAEKRFLGSAPEMQPSIDEFGYPETFRASKRHIASLARLGWLPSIRAARFSRSPRYLVSRENSADGSSSNYPTNPSTRSLRRNTNSRPPKPQGNVRALHRDYRHGFKFLVSPTIDNACRQKLPSPPLTI
- the Nplp1 gene encoding neuropeptide-like precursor 1 isoform X7, which produces MGLIKSQLVTILLYVLVVNEIRLPLVTCQNEDNVQCMPRTAFLSLVRLPEVNPNLAAYSRVDNRNRDIARLRALAEESDDAEICVPSRIYSQLLKEPNADPGYPMNGRSHRFSDLLGRLYDDNPEMELMSESQKRSIATLAKNDDLPISIQDRVGENEEDQEKRAIISSQQPGSEVSESYLLSNQGSPQESMDKRNVGTLARDFALPPGRRNIASLVRDYETQTKNNRDRMLPMEGKRNVASLARTFTLPQSGKRNIASVARDYGLPYGKRYVGSLARIGDFPMREQRSVASLAKNSAWPVSLKRGISVPGSVILRALSRHGRSLSDELNARNYLMDLQELASLENQDDYDDVENWNEFETNDGFSDRRPKRQIGFSDEYPLPVMQNTNVFDYEEMMEALNGQYPIAEKRFLETGSAPEMQPSIDEFGYPETFRGEFRRWVLVQLPHQPVDKVAKTKYQLKATQASRQRSSLAPRLSTRLQVSCVTDHR
- the Nplp1 gene encoding neuropeptide-like precursor 1 isoform X5, with the protein product MGLIKSQLVTILLYVLVVNEIRLPLVTCQNEDNVQCMPRTAFLSLVRLPEVNPNLAAYSRVDNRNRDIARLRALAEESDDAEICVPSRIYSQLLKEPNADPGYPMNGRSHRFSDLLGRLYDDNPEMELMSESQKRSIATLAKNDDLPISIQDRVGENEEDQEKRAIISSQQPGSEVSESYLLSNQGSPQESMDKRNVGTLARDFALPPGRRNIASLVRDYETQTKNNRDRMLPMEGKRNVASLARTFTLPQSGKRNIASVARDYGLPYGKRYVGSLARIGDFPMREQRSVASLAKNSAWPVSLKRGISVPGSVILRALSRHGRSLSDELNARNYLMDLQELASLENQDDYDDVENWNEFETNDGFSDRRPKRQIGFSDEYPLPVMQNTNVFDYEEMMEALNGQYPIAEKRFLETGSAPEMQPSIDEFGYPETFRASKRHIASLARLGWLPSIRAARFSRSPRENSADGSSSNYPTNPSTRSLRRNTNSRPPKPQGNVRALHRDYRHGFKFLVSPTIDNACRQKLPSPPLTI